The genomic stretch CAGACACACTTTAACATAATACAACATTTACCTAATTTGAAACCATCTCTAATAGAGATGCCCCCAGAACCCCACTAATCACCCAAAAGCAACATAGGTTTCGATTCCGATCTCATCATCCAAAGAATTACAGAAACAACAAACAAACCTGAGACATGAAATCATTTCCTGTTCCAAAGCGAGAATATCCCGCTTGGGAACTCTGGTTCAAGAAGCTTCCTGGAAATCCACCTTGTGCACCCTGTGTAACATAATCCACAGCATATCCACTTTGAGAAGCCTGTATGGGAGCAAACAATGAAGCAAAGTTCATGATAAAACATGCATCAAAAGATATGCATGCACACAGTACTGGGGTAAAAGCAATGGAATAATAGAGGCAACAGAGTAATCATCTCCCAGAAGATATGTTAGATGAGATGCAGATGAACTGAGGTGTACCTGTGTGGAAAATTCAGCAACATTATATGGAACATGTGACCCTTGACTTTTGAAGTCCTCACCCAAAAAATCCTGATTCATAATTAAAGGAAGGATAAGAAGGAATTCAAAGTACCAAAGAAAAAAGAGACTGCATTTTCAACGTTAACTTACCTGTGACATGCCACTCAGAGAATACCCATCCCTAAACGTTTGGCTTGGTCCCTGAACGGTCATCTATAATAACGAAGAGGAGCAAGCATAATCATAGCAGTCAATGATCTGACCCAGAAAAGAGAACAAAACAGAAACAGAGTATGGAGAGCACTGACATTAGAAACATAGCCTGGTTGAGACAATGGTCCACCAACAGATGGCTGGCTATTTGGATTTTCCAAAGGTGGAAAGTTGAAACTAGAACCAAGACTTCCAATAGGTTGCTGTGAACCTTGCTGGTGTGGAAGATGACTGCCAATAGGAGTGCCAGCACTCCCACGCCCAGCCCCAAAACCCCGGCTACCAGGTTGCGGAACATGAGGAACAGCTCCAACAGGTCCATGTACAGCACCACGACTAGGAATCGCATATGGTTGTGATGGAGGGGCACCATGATAATGCGGAAGGGGTACTCGCTGCATTGGATAACCAGTAGGGTGCATGCCAGCTTTATGGGTACCATTTGGAGGGCCAGGAGGCATGTAAGAACCTGTTTGAAGCAAAATAAGTCTTCATCATTACTCATCCAATGACGAAATAACGATTCTcctaaaaaatttctcaaacaatTAAAACGGTGCATGAttgctttcttgctttctcaGAGCAGCTTTTAACCCACACTGGTTACAGACCATCAGAAGTTTACTTACCCCTGGAACGACTGCCCCTCCTATCTGCATTTGTACTTGAGGTGGCAACAGACCCAAAAGTATCATTGGGAATGATTCCAGGGCCACCACCAAAGAAAAGTCTGCGGTCGTTATAAATCTGTGGATCATAAATTAGGCAATCACTTCAGTATAACGTCATAATCAACAGGTGTCCCAAACAGGGAAAAAAGATTACAACAGCGAAATCTAAAGTAAAAAAACTTGGGGAAAATATATCACCTTTTTGGGCTTTTGGAATTGAACCATACTTTGCTTCAAGTTATTCAGTGGTCCTTCAACCAAGCACTCATTTTCCTAATACCAAAATCATAGGCTGATAATCAATAACAAGTACCAATAATGCTGTTAAATTCAGGTTCACCCAAGAGTATATTTCGcacggaaaagaaaaaagaaggaacaAGAATTTTTTAAGACAGATGCAGAAAATAGTAAGAAAGAACTGAACAGTACTACCCACTTAAAATACTGTTTTCAAGCCAGCTTCCACATGAGAAAACACAGTGAATTAGCCATACAAGAACCAGTAACCCCAGAAGCAAGGCTAAATTACCTTGTAATGTGTCAATAGGCTATTCCAAAGTGGTTGCTTGCTAAGAACTTTAGGATTTCCCAAGATGACAATGCCATAACGAGCACGGGTTAGAGCAACATTAAGCCTTCGAGGGTCATTAAGGAATCCAATGCCCTGTGCGCAAAATTTGAGCAGAAAAGCATCATGTCTTAGCATTTAGGTAAGAATAAAGGATCTGATTAATTAACTTCTCCAAGTATTTACATATAAAGTACATAAAATGAGAAATATTAACCAACCTGATGCTCATTACTCCTGACACAAGACAGAATGATATAATCTTTTTCCCTTCCTTGGAATGAATCTACACTTGCAACCTGAGATGAAAGTCATCAGTTAGCAATTACTACGATGAAAACATCCAGGGTCCGTTTGGATTCTTGTTTTTGGgcctgtttttgaaaaactgtttttcacaatccaaatgctacagtaaatgtgtatttcaaaaacaactccaaaaacaccatatccaaacaatatatcaaaaacaactccaaatacatatttaatatgtttatttcaatttgtatatttcaattatgtataggatatatatatattatattaatttaaatatatttatttatacatattataaatattttatataaaatatattttatatatttatatgaatattatgtattatattatatatattataaatatgttattaaacatttatataaatgttatatattatatatatttaatatatacataatatatattatatatattgaacatttatataaatgtacatttaaacaaaatatatatatttatgtatatttataatataaatttatattatgtattatatataatataatacatttatatatttatattaatataaataatattaattatacatttatacataatattaataaatttatacatttatatttattacattaatacatttatataatattcatttataatttatacacatttataataatatacatttatacattaataaatatatttatattatgtattatatataatataatacacttataatacatttatatatttatttataaatataatatataataaataaatataatacacttatttatttatatataatatataaatttatttataaatataatacacttatttatttatacataatatataaatatatttatttataaatatttataattgtattataaatgcataaatgtatataaatataaaaacataaaaattataaattataaattataatatacatttatataatattcatttataatttatacacatttataataatatacatttatacatttacaaatatatttatattatgtattatatataatataatacacttataatacatttatatatttatttataaatataatatataataaataaataaatataatacacttatttatttatatataatatataaatttatttataaatataatacaCTTACTTATTTagaataatatataaatatatttattcataaatatataaatatatttatttataaatatttataattgtattataaatgcctaaatgtatataaatataaaaacataaaaattataaattaaattaaattataatatattcatttataatttatatatttatagtaatatacatttaaacatttataaatatatttatattatgtattatatataatataatacatttatatataaatatatgaatatatttatttataaaagtataaatatatttatttataaatatttataaatgtattataaatgcataaatgtatataaatataaaaatataaaaatataaaaatataaaaattataatttatacatttatacatttatataatattcatttataatttatacatttatatatttataaatatatttatattatgtattatatataatatagtacatttatatatttttatataaatatatttatttataaatatttataaatatataattgtaTATTgttataaaaattatataaattataaaaatactcgaatatatgttttaaaaatacatctaaaaataatccataaaacatCTACAGTGCTACAGTGctgtattttttaaaacaactcaaaaaacaactaatccaaacggacttgtatttgaaaaacgaaatgctacagtgctgttttttaaaaacaaccccaaaaacagctaatccaaacggactgaGCCAAATATTAGACAAGTTCATGTTGTATTAGTCTTACCTCAATTTCCTTGTACAGTTGCTGTCTTAAAGAACCATTTCTTGACATATAGTTGACTATGTATGCTCGCTGACCCTCATAAGGTGTTATAACTCCTATCTACAAAACATAAGCACAGAAGTGTCATTACACCACTAAAATAAAGATGACACGAAGAAACAGAAAACATAAGAGAGATTTTATTTACCTGACTGGGTACCACACCACTTTTTAAGAAAGTAGTCACAATTTTTTCAACATTTGCAGCCTCAGTTCTATTCAAATAGGATGTACCACTGGCACTTATCTCTTCTTGTCCCATCTGTATTATACGAGTCATGGAGATTTAAATACATTCAATAGGAAATGCAAAATTAAGAAAAACAGATTGGAAAAAGATTTGAAACCAAAAACATCAAATTTTCTGTTAATATCAGGTTTTCACCTAAGCAAGTGATCCCTATGTTGATTTCCAGGAAAAAAGAGTGGAAATATCTCCTATGCAcgcaattttattttttttaaatgtggCAGTAAATAACTCAGATTTGGAGTTCGATATATTCAGGATTTGCTTAACACAACACTATATCACAAGTGAATAGAGTAACCAGAAGTTATTTTCTCTATTTCCAATCAGCAGTCACTGCCAAACACTTAGGCTGCAATTTGTCGAGTTCTCAGTGATCAAATTCCTGAATATATGCTTTAAAAAAGATTTTACCTGGACATAGAAGAACATGGGTCGATTTGGAACAGGCCAAGGAAAATCAATGCCAGATGATTGCCTTTCATTGATGGTTACTCCATTTTGAAGAGTACCTTCATAGAAGCTGTTAGATGGGAATTCAGAGAGGGCAGGATGCATTCGATATTGAACCTGTCACTCAAGACAAGAAAAGTTTTACATTAGCAATCTGCAGCACTTTCTAGTAGTTCCAGACCTTTTATGGGTTCAAATGCTGAatgcaaaaaataataaatggatgaaatacGGAGACTGGTGGAACACTAGTCTAAACTCCATGATAAGCTGAGCAGAAAAGCTCATGGTAATGACATGACACACTTTTAATGCTGAAAGCATCTTCTACAACAGTTGTTTATAAGCATTCTTTTCACCAATCACCACCTAAAGCAAGAATAGAAGGCTTCTTCTAACACCTGCTATTCTAAGAATGAAGGGTTCATAGTAATTATACAATCGAAGCATTATTGGCATTCTGGTCTTCAGAAAATCCTTCAAGGAGGACTAGTGCAGCAGTGAGGAGATATGGAATGAGGATAAAGCACAAGAACTCAGTGAGATTCAAAAGAGTAACAGCAAAGAATCCAGTTAGAAAAGAGTTGCAAGCACAAAATACAAACTCCAAACAGTACATATATCAACAAAACCATTGTATAGAAAACATAACTCCCATCCTAGAACCAATGCAACCAAGAGCACATACAGGCATTCAGAGGAAATCACCTGTAATCTAATAGGTTTTACACCAAGTAGAACAAGGCGCTCAAATAGAGATTGAGCTAGCCCAGCACGAGCTGCTTTCTTGCACATTATAACAGGACCAAGCTGGCAGTGGTCACCAACAAGAACCACCTAAAAGAAACCACTTGTCAGATGATAATGCTACAGTGGGCTTTTTTAAATGAATATGGTAACTAaaccaaacaacaaaaaaagcCACTAAAGCACATAGTACCTGTTTTACACCAAGAACCAAAGGAATAAGACACTCAGGCTCAGTTGCTTGAGTAGATTCATCAATAAGCACCTACAACagaatttttcaaaagaggaaaagaaaacagagcaaAAGAACAGTTCAAACAGGAATGAGAACCATCAGGCCAGAGAAAGCCAAATAGCATAAACATATATACTTGCATCTCATGCAATTCACCTGTCGGAATCTAAAATTGGCCAGCCGAGGATCTCCTGCACCCACACAGGTACAACAAATGACATCAGCACTCTGAGATATCTCCCTCTCTGTTGCCCGTTTCAAAGCCTTGTATTTCTTCTCATCACTACTGGACAATTCACCTGTAATTTTTAGCAGAAAGGGTCATCAAGCTACATACGATAGGAAAGCAAATACTAACGTAACAAGGGAATCAAAATTCCATCTTACATTTCTAATCACCTAATGTCAACTACATATTTTAAGTGACCAACAACATTACAACAAATGCTTTACCAAAAGAGGAGAATGCAGAATCACACATTTTTTTTCCCACCAAAGCGAGAGAGAGAAAGACAGGGAGGCATTATGCACACTCTATTCCAAACTGGGCAAGTTAAAACATCATATCTGACTTCAAAAACAAATCATGAATGTATAATGATTAGAATCAAATTTGAGATGGTAAGGCTAAAACCTAGCAACCGCTAAAATGCAGACACCATTATTGTTCCTACATTTAGGTACACAGAATTGACTCTGTAATTGATCAAATTTGAGATGGTCTTGCAGTTGCAGCTTATCAAAATTTCTATCTTCTATGACCAACCAAAACATCACTAGATtcatcacctttttattttgattttcattgtttttaaaaacattaaaaacaggGCTATTACTTATACTTCTTTTACTAATGCAATCATCCATGTAAGAATGATAAAACCATCACATAAACTTTAACTGTTAATCCTAATAGAATATTCTCGACAAGCAAAATTTTCCAACGAATTTTAATCAATCGAACTCTAttgtaaaatttaataaaataaaccaagcACAATTCCAAACACTATGAAGCCAAAAGACAATAATAACATGTGCGGAGGAAATTGGAAATCAGACATAACAAGTATCAAATAAAACACCTCTACATAAAAACATTAGAATGAACTccacaaataaaaactaaataaaatatCCTAGCCAATAGGCACCCACTAAATGTGTACATATTGAAGCCCAATAAAGAACACAGATTTTCTGAGTATCAAAATGTGTGAAGACATTATAATTtcaattgaaatgaaatcacAATGATAGCAGGCTAAAACACAAAAGCACACCTTGTTCATCTTTTAGTTGCTGTAATTTGTGCAGTTCACTCTTTTCAGAAGTATCAAGATGCCGGACCTGCCAAGAGACAAGTGAAACATGCATAAATCTCTTAAAACAGTATATCACTCAAGCAAACAACACTCTGACAAAGCCGATATTATTAAATGTACCATACCTGATAGTGAAGGGTTAAGTGCTCAACAGGTGAACTAACAGCTTCCCTTGACTTAGCACAGAGTCTAACGACCTGATGAGAGGATGAAATAAAAGAGATGAGGATGTGAAATATTATATAGACCCCTGTATCTCATGCTGTAAGAAGTTGCAAGTCAAGTGGAATTTTATTTGCAGAACATGCTGAGGAAACACCAAAGTGATGTTCTCATCACAAGCAGATAGTAGCAGGAGATTCAAATTTGTCCCATGAGACTTGCCAATGCTACAAAATTGTCATGAGTTAAATAAAAGATTAATTTTGAGAGTTAAAGGAAACCTAATTAATTTAGATTGACATTTAAAATCCCCTCAACCAACTCACAAGCAGGTACCttaagaaatgaaacaaatccATAACATGACAGCTCAGTAAGACATATAAATTTGCCAATGAGTGAAGGTCCTTCCAATATTTGAAGCAGCAATTTTTACCTTTAAACCAGTAGCACTTATCTTTTCAGCTAGTTGGTCCACAGCAACATTACTGGGAGCACATACCAAAACCTAATCATGGAAAAAATCAGGCAGTTTATATAGTAAACAGAACGTCGCACCACAAAAAGCTAGATATCCAAAACCTACCTGCCCTTGGCCTTGTTTGGCCATATGATATACAATGGCAGCTGAAGTGACTGTTTTCCCAGTTCCAGGTGGACCTTGAATAAGGCTTATGGGCTTTTGCAGGACACTTTTGACGGCAAAAACCTACACAGGTGCAAAAGGCAGTCAAGAGACCAAATTATAGCATTATCATCCACATGCTGCCTCAGGCAGAAAAATTaattatcccttttctttttctatcaAGTCAAATTATCGAGAAACATTGTTTTAAACACACcctcaccaccaccaccactttCCCTCCTCAAAATAAGGatggggaaaaaaaaggcaagCCAAATGCCTCACTGCAGAAACCAAGAATGGTGAAAAAACTTGATTGAAATTCTTATTTTCATgtaaacagattttttttttcacagaaTTTCGTATTCTTGAACAAACCGTTACAGGCATGTCTTCATTCCATCTCCGTTGTCGTCTTATTATGTCGTTTGCTATGCTTTGATTCCTAAAGTAGTGCAATAGTTTATAAACCGTTTTAATGTAGCAAAATGTGCAATGCACCAGGCATGTGCCTaatcaagggtattttggtctgtCTCATGTAGTTTCAGGCAACTTATATTCCTATAAGTTGATAGGAAATGTAAATCTATTCCAATACAACTACTGGCAAAAAACCCTGCCATGATTGAAATTCATGGGAGTTCATCATCCCTAGAAACTAAAGAGCGTTCCATACTTGTCCCCATATAAAACTTATCCTCTCAATAAATTCTGCATGAAACTCAAAAAGTTTTGCAGTATTCATTTGTCCACAACAACTAATGAATTTGAGTTATGTATATTCATCCAGATAAAATCCATTGAATAAGTGGGACCATTGGAGTATGTCAACAAACATTATCCAAGCTCTCAGTCGAACTTTCTGAGCTCCAAACATTAATGCATGTTAAAGAATAAGCAgtaatgaaatttaaaaagacCTGCATCTCAATTGCGGAGATAAGCTTAATTTAGATGTAAAAAAGGCAACAAAGACCAATCagtactaaacctcaaaaattaaACATTGCAATCTTTAGCAATGGAGCACCCAACACGTTCTTGAGAAAAAATGGAAGTCTCTAGTTTAGAGGACCTACCTGAGATGCATTAAGCTCTGGAAGACCTGGAGCACCAAACCTGCGGGGTAATGTGTTGCGGACCAGCTGCATCTCAACTTCATGGCCTAACAAGTGATGATAAATATACCTGCATGGAAGCAACAACTTACACTAAGTCACTACAAGATCCAAGCACAAAACAGGAAGCCTCAACCCAAAAATCATTATACGTTCTTTATGGAAAGGTGATGGTGAAGCAAAGATTTAAGTCACCAGAGTGTCATTTTTTATTAAACAGCTTTATAAGAAAAGCATACAAGGAAAGAGTATACATGTATACTGTGTACTCAGGCAGCATAATTACAAGTAGAGCTCTAGATACAAAACcctcaacaaaacaaaaatcagCATTGAAAGAAGATCAGCTCAGCTTGAAATAGCTCAAAACAAGTAGAATAGATGACACGAGATATTGCATATTTGCTTGTGAATGGGCCCAATCGACCGCCTTGAAAATGTGCATACACGCATAGCACGTTTGAGAAAGATTTACTATCACTATCTCAATTCGGAAAACATATTATATTCAGGTAAATGATTCAGTATCAAATAACAAATTAAGATATGCTAAAACTAGCTACCCACCCACTAACACTAGTTTCATCAACAGCAAATGTTTTCATTGCTCCCTGCATCCGATCAAAACTTGTGCTTTTCCAAACAAAATCAACACTGAAACCATGGTTCACATCTACAGGGACGCCCTGCACACAACAATTTGTTTGCATCAAGTAAAGATGAAAAACCACCAATCAACACTTTCCTATTTCCTGATAAAAACTGACAGATAGAGACATACTAGGAAAAAATACCTGGCTAGCACGAAGCTCAAGAGCAACCTCCTCTTGTGCAGTCAACTTTATCTGGATAAAGAAGTTGATCAGTGAACCCATAATTTtaggaaaaacaaaattttaagaCAGAAATCTCAAGGCAAGCTAATTTCTAACAATCAACAAAAACTGCCCCCTAAAAAAATAAAGCATTCCACTCAACAGAGTTGACTCTTTAAGTGGTTAGAGCAAGTTGAACATATAAATCACCACTTTAACATGACGAAAGAGTGCAATAGATGTCCTACCACATGCCCCACCGACTGCCAAGCTGGATGAGCCGCATCCCCTGAGTACCGCAGCCGTAATTCGTCACCAGGAACAAGGCGCAACTCATTATCTTCCTACAAAAACACAGACATCATTCATTATAAAAACCAATAAACAAATGGGTTGCCAGCAAGAGAGAAATAAACTGCAACATAAGAGAGAGCAACAATTGAAagctaaataaataaatttacaaaTATACATTACCAATTCAACATACTAAGTATTACTAGTACCTTTGGGAAAACGAAATATGCAATTCGCTTCTTGTTGAGA from Coffea eugenioides isolate CCC68of chromosome 8, Ceug_1.0, whole genome shotgun sequence encodes the following:
- the LOC113779226 gene encoding regulator of nonsense transcripts 1 homolog isoform X1, whose amino-acid sequence is MDSQANNLYETASQPDTGNDAYTFLEFNTQGEDFDYPEFQELSQPIRSSVWPTPGDSIVSSSSVEAAAAGVADRPASSSDASPSTKSRGGGNNGSSNNGVSGSNSQVAAVDALAAGMSGLNFEETGDDDSFEYGKGDFAVEHACRYCGVTNPACVVRCNVPSCRKWFCNSRGNTSGSHIVNHLVRAKHKEVCLHKDSPLGETILECYNCGCRNVFLLGFISAKTESVVVLLCREPCLSVNALKDMNWDLSQWCPLIDDRCFLQWLVKVPSEQEQLRARQVSAQQINKVEELWKTNPDATLEDLEKPGVDDEPQPVALKYEDAYQYQNVFAPLIKLEADYDKMMKESQSKDNVTVRWDIGLNKKRIAYFVFPKEDNELRLVPGDELRLRYSGDAAHPAWQSVGHVIKLTAQEEVALELRASQGVPVDVNHGFSVDFVWKSTSFDRMQGAMKTFAVDETSVSGYIYHHLLGHEVEMQLVRNTLPRRFGAPGLPELNASQVFAVKSVLQKPISLIQGPPGTGKTVTSAAIVYHMAKQGQGQVLVCAPSNVAVDQLAEKISATGLKVVRLCAKSREAVSSPVEHLTLHYQVRHLDTSEKSELHKLQQLKDEQGELSSSDEKKYKALKRATEREISQSADVICCTCVGAGDPRLANFRFRQVLIDESTQATEPECLIPLVLGVKQVVLVGDHCQLGPVIMCKKAARAGLAQSLFERLVLLGVKPIRLQVQYRMHPALSEFPSNSFYEGTLQNGVTINERQSSGIDFPWPVPNRPMFFYVQMGQEEISASGTSYLNRTEAANVEKIVTTFLKSGVVPSQIGVITPYEGQRAYIVNYMSRNGSLRQQLYKEIEVASVDSFQGREKDYIILSCVRSNEHQGIGFLNDPRRLNVALTRARYGIVILGNPKVLSKQPLWNSLLTHYKENECLVEGPLNNLKQSMVQFQKPKKIYNDRRLFFGGGPGIIPNDTFGSVATSSTNADRRGSRSRGSYMPPGPPNGTHKAGMHPTGYPMQRVPLPHYHGAPPSQPYAIPSRGAVHGPVGAVPHVPQPGSRGFGAGRGSAGTPIGSHLPHQQGSQQPIGSLGSSFNFPPLENPNSQPSVGGPLSQPGYVSNMTVQGPSQTFRDGYSLSGMSQDFLGEDFKSQGSHVPYNVAEFSTQASQSGYAVDYVTQGAQGGFPGSFLNQSSQAGYSRFGTGNDFMSQDYMAHGSQGLFTQAGFNDPSQDDTSQNHFGVPNSNPLQSQSMLNPLYSQPFGHYNTQPLNVQATQQQQQQTQQGQGSQNQKLHYNG
- the LOC113779226 gene encoding regulator of nonsense transcripts 1 homolog isoform X2, giving the protein MDSQANNLYETASQPDTGNDAYTFLEFNTQGEDFDYPEFQELSQPIRSSVWPTPGDSIVSSSSVEAAAAGVADRPASSSDASPSTKSRGGGNNGSSNNGVSGSNSQVAAVDALAAGMSGLNFEETGDDDSFEYGKGDFAVEHACRYCGVTNPACVVRCNVPSCRKWFCNSRGNTSGSHIVNHLVRAKHKEVCLHKDSPLGETILECYNCGCRNVFLLGFISAKTESVVVLLCREPCLSVNALKDMNWDLSQWCPLIDDRCFLQWLVKVPSEQEQLRARQVSAQQINKVEELWKTNPDATLEDLEKPGVDDEPQPVALKYEDAYQYQNVFAPLIKLEADYDKMMKESQSKDNVTVRWDIGLNKKRIAYFVFPKEDNELRLVPGDELRLRYSGDAAHPAWQSVGHVIKLTAQEEVALELRASQGVPVDVNHGFSVDFVWKSTSFDRMQGAMKTFAVDETSVSGYIYHHLLGHEVEMQLVRNTLPRRFGAPGLPELNASQVFAVKSVLQKPISLIQGPPGTGKTVTSAAIVYHMAKQGQGQVLVCAPSNVAVDQLAEKISATGLKVVRLCAKSREAVSSPVEHLTLHYQVRHLDTSEKSELHKLQQLKDEQGELSSSDEKKYKALKRATEREISQSADVICCTCVGAGDPRLANFRFRQVLIDESTQATEPECLIPLVLGVKQVVLVGDHCQLGPVIMCKKAARAGLAQSLFERLVLLGVKPIRLQVQYRMHPALSEFPSNSFYEGTLQNGVTINERQSSGIDFPWPVPNRPMFFYVQMGQEEISASGTSYLNRTEAANVEKIVTTFLKSGVVPSQIGVITPYEGQRAYIVNYMSRNGSLRQQLYKEIEVASVDSFQGREKDYIILSCVRSNEHQGIGFLNDPRRLNVALTRARYGIVILGNPKVLSKQPLWNSLLTHYKENECLVEGPLNNLKQSMVQFQKPKKIYNDRRLFFGGGPGIIPNDTFGSVATSSTNADRRGSRSRGSYMPPGPPNGTHKAGMHPTGYPMQRVPLPHYHGAPPSQPYAIPSRGAVHGPVGAVPHVPQPGSRGFGAGRGSAGTPIGSHLPHQQGSQQPIGSLGSSFNFPPLENPNSQPSVGGPLSQPGYVSNMTVQGPSQTFRDGYSLSGMSQDFLGEDFKSQGSHVPYNVAEFSTQGAQGGFPGSFLNQSSQAGYSRFGTGNDFMSQDYMAHGSQGLFTQAGFNDPSQDDTSQNHFGVPNSNPLQSQSMLNPLYSQPFGHYNTQPLNVQATQQQQQQTQQGQGSQNQKLHYNG